A region from the Triticum urartu cultivar G1812 chromosome 1, Tu2.1, whole genome shotgun sequence genome encodes:
- the LOC125513948 gene encoding uncharacterized protein LOC125513948, with amino-acid sequence MAAAAGLHPDVLARILLLLSCIVDRVRASAVNKHWRRVSLQNPPPLPRLLRPSTAQTETYRIFGGFGDPRPSLSEEGRGSRFFGSAPGGWFVISAEPWRGHALLHLRTGERVALPERVRIPLNSGDITCPMMIRAAVISAAPPSGDCFVAAITSSQTNMAFWRPGMDCWLSPPVGMGPARRSAEDLTYYDGWFCAVDSEDYLVCYKPEIAPAGDGASSLTIRTNAYKFHVHGHQTAPGEIVSHYLLPSASGADLLMVKRFISPARGGTCRFQVFSLEKQQDGLPASWRLYQLSGQVLFVGRACSKAFDTGHAGSPGYIYFLDDVYTGRPHSVVQQKEYPCADAGRWCYSVPDEMDRCLPWAAPSDTSPCIWYHH; translated from the coding sequence atggcggcggcggcgggcctcCACCCAGACGTTCTCGCCCGCATCTTGCTCCTCTTGTCGTGCATCGTGGACCGCGTCAGGGCGTCCGCGGTCAACAAGCACTGGCGGCGGGTCTCGCTGCAGAATCCGCCCCCGCTGCCGCGCCTCCTCAGGCCGTCCACGGCCCAGACCGAGACCTACCGGATCTTCGGCGGCTTCGGCGATCCGCGCCCGTCCCTCTCCGAGGAGGGCCGTGGCTCGCGTTTCTTCGGGTCCGCTCCGGGCGGCTGGTTCGTTATCTCGGCCGAGCCATGGCGCGGCCACGCCCTACTTCACCTCCGCACCGGCGAGCGCGTCGCCCTGCCGGAGAGGGTGCGTATCCCGCTCAACTCCGGCGACATCACGTGCCCTATGATGATCCGCGCCGCCGTCAtctccgccgcgccgccgtctgGCGACTGCTTCGTCGCCGCCATCACCTCCAGCCAGACGAACATGGCGTTCTGGCGCCCGGGCATGGACTGCTGGTTGTCGCCGCCGGTGGGGATGGGGCCGGCTCGGCGCAGCGCCGAAGACCTCACTTACTACGACGGATGGTTCTGCGCCGTCGACTCCGAGGATTACCTCGTCTGCTACAAGCCGGAAATCGCCCCTGCTGGAGACGGCGCCTCTTCGCTCACCATTCGAACTAACGCCTACAAATTCCATGTCCATGGTCACCAAACGGCACCCGGGGAGATCGTATCGCACTACCTCTTGCCCTCCGCCTCGGGTGCCGATCTGCTGATGGTGAAAAGGTTCATCTCGCCTGCGAGAGGCGGGACCTGCCGGTTCCAGGTCTTCAGCCTAGAGAAGCAACAGGATGGACTGCCGGCTTCCTGGCGATTGTACCAGCTGAGCGGGCAGGTCCTCTTCGTCGGCCGGGCCTGCTCCAAGGCCTTCGACACGGGGCATGCCGGCAGCCCGGGCTACATCTACTTCCTCGACGACGTCTACACTGGCAGGCCACACAGTGTCGTCCAGCAGAAGGAGTATCCCTGCGCCGACGCCGGCCGGTGGTGTTACTCGGTCCCCGACGAGATGGACCGCTGCCTGCCATGGGCGGCGCCCTCAGACACCTCGCCGTGCATTTGGTACCACCATTAA